The following are from one region of the Acidobacteriota bacterium genome:
- a CDS encoding radical SAM protein, translating to MHKPIKYVEKAVTIAATGAWAIFERLNRVAPNPSPTPKWSDKPLLKSFEKSKPPLGWPRTTDSLCPKCVPEIRQQILDGKLPVDVLMNEKVGEIKAQIIERDGKIWMVKDCPTHGHFEDLMSIDTEFSDHLEKVFPGRDIKAHNDEKLHHHGSSTVKYGRGSVLTVDLTNRCNMMCDPCFMDANQVGFVHELTWEEIKTVLDNAITIKPRRQMSVQFSGGEPTLSPYFLDAVRYARKVGYNSVQAATNGIEFAKSFEFAQQAAEAGLRYAYLQFDGIGNAANAHRAVGNLFDVKLKAIDNLHRAGVEIVPVVTIVNGINNEQVGRIIQFALDNPKKIGFLSFQPVSFTGRDEAITDERRQAQRYTLAHLAHDVKNQTGLGEPKRDWYPISFMSTFSDWADVMHAGEPNNDWGQLSCGCHPNCGTGMAIMIDKETKEAVPVTAFLKGDQLAKDIAKVNDAARSKFWTVFGMALCLMKNYDSFQSPTHFKLMDLLKKFDKNFNATGKNYGKVGPDRTIDDVMKRRQDRWNFLFVAGMWFQDLFNYDFRRTEQCIIPYATQEGEISFCAYNTGVGWRNIIEKMHMTATLTKWYEEHGRHEIFAGGKKVNMEDAQHSLQLRDGIVTQEIQHDLDKLGIAKTAREEKVRARDAKQAAERGNKKNDAAYDARMAALYREVVLKEKAATSDEAGFIPLGAIAPAANNGNSNGSEAKKAAEQVGEPVAGD from the coding sequence ATGCATAAGCCGATCAAGTATGTCGAGAAGGCCGTTACGATCGCAGCCACTGGCGCGTGGGCCATCTTTGAACGTTTGAACCGTGTTGCTCCCAATCCATCGCCGACCCCGAAGTGGTCCGATAAGCCGCTGCTCAAGTCTTTCGAAAAATCGAAGCCGCCCCTTGGCTGGCCGCGCACCACGGACTCGCTCTGTCCGAAGTGTGTGCCGGAAATTCGCCAGCAGATTCTTGACGGCAAATTGCCCGTCGACGTGTTGATGAACGAAAAAGTCGGCGAGATCAAAGCGCAGATCATCGAGCGCGATGGCAAGATCTGGATGGTCAAGGATTGCCCGACCCACGGACACTTCGAAGATCTGATGTCGATCGACACCGAGTTCTCCGATCACCTGGAAAAAGTTTTCCCCGGCCGCGACATCAAGGCCCATAACGACGAGAAGCTCCATCACCACGGATCGTCGACCGTGAAATACGGCCGCGGATCAGTGTTGACGGTCGATCTCACCAACCGTTGCAACATGATGTGCGATCCCTGCTTCATGGACGCCAACCAGGTTGGCTTCGTTCACGAATTGACGTGGGAAGAAATCAAGACCGTTCTCGATAACGCGATCACCATCAAGCCGCGCCGCCAGATGTCCGTACAGTTCTCGGGCGGCGAGCCCACGTTGTCGCCGTACTTCCTGGACGCCGTCCGCTATGCCCGCAAGGTTGGCTACAACAGCGTGCAGGCTGCGACTAACGGCATCGAATTCGCGAAGAGTTTTGAATTCGCGCAGCAAGCTGCCGAAGCGGGATTGCGGTATGCCTATCTGCAGTTCGACGGTATCGGCAACGCCGCCAACGCGCACCGCGCAGTCGGCAATCTGTTTGACGTGAAGTTGAAGGCGATCGATAACCTCCATCGCGCCGGCGTCGAAATCGTGCCCGTCGTGACCATCGTCAACGGCATCAACAACGAACAAGTTGGACGCATCATCCAGTTCGCATTAGACAATCCGAAAAAAATTGGCTTCCTCAGCTTCCAGCCCGTAAGCTTCACCGGCCGCGACGAAGCCATCACCGATGAACGCCGCCAGGCGCAGCGTTACACGCTGGCCCACTTGGCGCACGACGTAAAAAATCAAACCGGCCTCGGCGAACCGAAACGCGACTGGTATCCGATCAGCTTCATGTCCACTTTCAGCGATTGGGCCGACGTCATGCACGCCGGCGAACCCAACAACGACTGGGGCCAACTCTCCTGCGGTTGTCATCCAAATTGTGGGACGGGGATGGCGATCATGATTGATAAGGAGACCAAGGAAGCGGTGCCGGTTACGGCTTTCCTGAAGGGCGATCAGCTCGCAAAGGATATTGCGAAGGTTAACGATGCGGCTCGGTCGAAGTTCTGGACGGTATTTGGAATGGCTCTGTGCTTGATGAAGAATTACGATTCATTCCAGTCCCCGACGCATTTCAAGTTGATGGACCTGCTCAAGAAGTTCGATAAGAACTTCAACGCGACCGGCAAGAACTACGGCAAGGTCGGTCCAGACCGGACGATTGACGACGTCATGAAGCGCCGCCAGGATCGCTGGAATTTCCTGTTCGTTGCGGGAATGTGGTTCCAGGATCTGTTCAACTACGACTTCCGCCGGACCGAGCAGTGCATCATTCCTTACGCCACGCAGGAAGGCGAGATCAGCTTCTGCGCTTACAACACGGGCGTGGGATGGCGCAACATCATCGAGAAGATGCACATGACCGCCACGCTCACCAAGTGGTATGAAGAGCATGGACGTCACGAGATCTTCGCGGGCGGCAAGAAAGTCAACATGGAAGACGCGCAGCATTCCCTGCAGTTGCGCGATGGGATCGTGACCCAGGAAATCCAGCACGATCTGGACAAGCTGGGCATCGCTAAGACAGCGCGCGAAGAGAAGGTTCGAGCGCGCGACGCGAAACAGGCTGCGGAACGCGGCAACAAGAAGAACGACGCCGCTTACGACGCACGCATGGCTGCACTCTATCGGGAAGTGGTTCTGAAAGAGAAGGCCGCGACGTCGGACGAAGCCGGATTCATCCCGCTCGGCGCGATCGCACCCGCAGCGAACAACGGCAACTCCAATGGAAGCGAAGCTAAGAAAGCAGCGGAGCAGGTTGGGGAGCCAGTGGCTGGGGACTAG
- a CDS encoding diguanylate cyclase → MAMHGHHDLGMVALSVLIAMVSAYATLDLAGRITAARSRVRVYWLVGGATSMGTGIWSMHYIGMLAFSLPMKVYYDLPIVLASLLVAMLASLIALYTISRKSLRRWQTVTASFFTGCGISVMHYIGMAAMRLPARAQYDPTIVAASVVIAVVISYVALILSVRVREETEASQRKVLSALLMGSAIPIMHYTGMWAVTFVPTGETVDLSYAVSISSLGVAAISTISVLVLLVAIGTSFLDRLVAAQRAVVEIARQQEVHFRTLAEAIPQIVWTARPDGRPDFFNKRWYDYTGGIEPTDESVWWSVLHPDDVAFTKATWELAAQQGTPYEVQHRFLRASDQTYRWHLGRAQAVRDAQGTIVKWFGTCTDIDDQKRNQESLEEQVRQRTAALVEANVHLTNEMRDRASAQREMNLQTEGLVKELTERSRKAELLARMGELLQSGTNQTEAFGIVTGYAPRIFPGWRGAVILLDASKNLLELTGSWGDCNLVSKTFEPNGCWALRTGHRYMVEAGDRSAPCAHAGSVSDSYVCVPVLAHGEALGIIHFQIPAGQRGFSESEISLIGAFSEQIGLSIANIRLREALRSQSIRDSLTGLFNRRYLEETFDREIHRVLRSKQPLGLMMLDLDHFKKFNDTFGHDAGDAVLQETGALFASKIRGEDIACRYGGEEFVLILPNADLANTCKRAEELRADAKNLHVMYNGQALGEITISIGVACYPIHGATAQELFASADAALYQAKRAGRDRVAIGKNINEEAISAAGGVI, encoded by the coding sequence ATGGCGATGCACGGGCACCATGATTTGGGGATGGTGGCACTCTCCGTTTTGATCGCGATGGTCTCCGCCTACGCGACGCTGGATCTGGCCGGCCGTATCACGGCCGCCCGTAGCCGAGTGCGCGTGTACTGGCTGGTGGGCGGCGCGACGTCAATGGGGACGGGCATCTGGTCGATGCACTACATCGGCATGCTGGCCTTCAGCCTGCCTATGAAGGTCTACTACGATCTACCGATCGTGTTGGCGTCTTTGCTGGTGGCCATGCTGGCCAGCCTGATCGCGCTGTACACCATCAGCAGAAAGAGTCTCAGAAGGTGGCAGACGGTCACGGCTAGCTTTTTTACGGGATGCGGCATCTCGGTGATGCACTACATCGGGATGGCCGCGATGCGGCTGCCCGCACGCGCGCAGTACGATCCCACGATTGTGGCGGCTTCGGTGGTGATCGCGGTGGTGATTTCTTATGTCGCGTTAATCCTATCTGTTCGAGTTCGCGAAGAGACGGAGGCCAGCCAGCGCAAAGTGCTCAGCGCGCTGCTTATGGGGAGTGCGATTCCCATCATGCACTACACGGGCATGTGGGCGGTGACATTTGTCCCTACCGGCGAAACCGTGGACCTCTCGTACGCCGTGAGTATCTCTTCGCTCGGAGTGGCGGCGATCAGCACGATCAGCGTGCTCGTGCTCCTGGTTGCAATTGGGACATCGTTTTTGGACCGACTGGTGGCGGCACAGCGGGCAGTTGTCGAAATCGCGCGGCAACAGGAGGTCCACTTCCGGACACTGGCAGAAGCGATTCCGCAGATTGTGTGGACGGCGAGACCCGATGGGCGTCCGGACTTCTTTAACAAGCGGTGGTACGACTACACCGGAGGAATCGAGCCAACGGATGAAAGCGTGTGGTGGAGCGTGTTGCATCCGGATGACGTAGCGTTCACAAAGGCAACATGGGAATTGGCCGCCCAACAAGGCACTCCGTATGAAGTGCAGCATCGCTTTCTTCGGGCGAGCGATCAAACCTACCGCTGGCACCTGGGCCGCGCACAGGCGGTGCGCGACGCACAGGGAACTATCGTGAAGTGGTTTGGCACCTGCACTGACATCGACGACCAGAAGCGGAATCAGGAGAGTCTCGAAGAGCAGGTGCGGCAAAGGACCGCAGCGCTGGTCGAGGCAAATGTTCATCTGACGAACGAAATGCGCGACCGGGCCAGTGCGCAACGAGAGATGAATCTGCAGACGGAGGGCCTGGTCAAGGAGTTGACCGAGCGTTCGCGCAAGGCGGAGTTACTGGCCAGGATGGGAGAACTGCTGCAAAGTGGTACCAACCAGACCGAGGCCTTTGGCATTGTTACGGGATATGCTCCCCGAATCTTCCCGGGCTGGCGAGGCGCGGTGATTTTGCTGGACGCCTCCAAGAATTTGCTGGAGCTGACCGGCAGTTGGGGGGATTGCAATCTTGTGTCAAAAACGTTCGAGCCCAATGGCTGTTGGGCCTTGCGCACCGGGCATCGCTATATGGTCGAAGCCGGAGACCGCAGCGCTCCCTGCGCTCATGCCGGAAGTGTCTCCGATTCCTATGTGTGTGTGCCGGTGCTGGCGCATGGAGAGGCGCTGGGGATCATCCACTTTCAAATCCCGGCGGGGCAACGCGGATTCTCAGAATCAGAAATTTCGCTGATCGGTGCTTTCTCGGAGCAGATCGGTCTTTCCATTGCGAATATCCGCTTGCGCGAGGCCTTGCGGAGTCAATCCATCCGCGATTCTCTTACGGGCCTCTTTAACCGGCGCTATCTCGAGGAAACGTTCGACCGGGAGATCCATCGCGTTCTGCGGTCGAAGCAGCCTCTGGGACTCATGATGCTGGACTTGGATCACTTCAAGAAATTCAACGACACATTTGGCCATGATGCCGGAGATGCCGTTCTGCAAGAAACGGGCGCGCTGTTTGCGAGCAAGATCAGAGGCGAAGACATTGCCTGCCGCTACGGTGGAGAGGAGTTTGTCCTGATTCTGCCCAATGCGGATCTGGCGAATACCTGCAAGCGGGCAGAGGAATTGCGAGCGGACGCGAAGAATTTGCACGTCATGTACAACGGCCAGGCGCTGGGCGAAATCACGATTTCGATCGGCGTGGCGTGTTATCCCATTCATGGTGCGACTGCACAAGAGCTGTTCGCGTCCGCGGATGCCGCCCTGTATCAGGCAAAAAGAGCGGGCCGCGATCGGGTAGCGATCGGCAAGAATATCAATGAAGAAGCAATCTCTGCTGCTGGCGGTGTGATCTAG
- a CDS encoding N-acetyltransferase, with product MAEISIRAAELSDLARLNEIYNYYVVNTPVTFDIEPYTVERRGVWFAQFGASGRHRLLVAEGEAGVMGYAGTMRFRPKASYDTTVETTIYCAPEAVGQCIGKRLYNGLFEALRGEDVHRFVAGFTMPNAATAALHARLGFKEVGVFSEVGRKFGKYWDVCWMERAG from the coding sequence ATGGCGGAGATTTCTATTCGGGCGGCGGAGCTGTCTGACCTGGCCAGGCTCAACGAGATCTACAACTATTACGTAGTGAATACTCCGGTAACGTTTGATATCGAACCCTACACGGTCGAACGTCGCGGGGTTTGGTTCGCGCAGTTTGGCGCATCGGGCCGGCATCGGCTACTAGTGGCTGAAGGCGAAGCCGGCGTGATGGGATATGCCGGGACGATGCGGTTTCGTCCGAAGGCGTCCTATGACACGACTGTCGAAACGACCATCTATTGTGCGCCGGAAGCGGTAGGGCAGTGCATTGGGAAACGCCTGTACAACGGGCTGTTTGAAGCGCTGCGCGGCGAAGATGTCCATCGCTTTGTGGCCGGCTTTACGATGCCGAACGCGGCCACGGCGGCGCTCCATGCGCGGCTTGGATTCAAAGAGGTGGGTGTGTTTTCCGAGGTGGGGAGAAAGTTTGGAAAGTATTGGGACGTGTGTTGGATGGAGAGAGCGGGGTGA
- the chrA gene encoding chromate efflux transporter — translation MADANPNRGPSLAELAFVFLKLGTIAFGGPAAHIAMMEEKFVRRRKWLSETEFLDRLAAANLIPGPSSTELGIFVGHLKRGWRGLIVAGCCFIIPAAVLVSMIAWAYVRFGALPPVEAILYAIKPVVAAIIVQALWKFARTGVRTLFLGLVAAMAVIASLLGVSPILILMVAGIVSSAAFAVKGQSGKVSLVGLPKVLAVSASAVAAGVAIPVSLMRLFLSFLKIGSVVFGSGYVLLAFLRSEFVERLHWLTERQLIDAVAVGQFTPGPLFTTATFIGYIVAGWRGAFVATVGIFVPGFLLVAMAGPLIPKLRRAPMVAAALDGVVAASIALMAVVTWQLGKAALVDRITMAIFVVSVIALLRFRVNSAVLVVAAGGLGWTLQALR, via the coding sequence TTGGCAGACGCAAATCCAAATCGGGGGCCTTCGCTGGCGGAGCTCGCATTCGTCTTTCTGAAACTTGGGACGATTGCTTTTGGAGGGCCGGCCGCGCACATCGCGATGATGGAAGAGAAGTTCGTGCGCCGGAGGAAGTGGCTCAGCGAGACGGAATTTCTTGATCGACTGGCAGCGGCAAACCTGATTCCGGGACCGAGTTCGACGGAGCTAGGGATCTTTGTGGGCCATCTGAAGCGAGGCTGGCGTGGACTGATCGTGGCCGGTTGCTGCTTTATTATTCCGGCGGCAGTTCTGGTTTCGATGATCGCCTGGGCCTATGTGCGTTTCGGCGCGCTACCGCCGGTCGAGGCGATCCTTTACGCCATTAAGCCCGTTGTCGCCGCCATTATCGTGCAAGCGCTTTGGAAGTTTGCGCGCACGGGAGTGCGGACGCTTTTCCTTGGGCTCGTTGCTGCCATGGCCGTAATCGCCAGCCTGCTGGGAGTGAGTCCGATTCTCATTTTGATGGTTGCGGGAATTGTTTCGAGTGCGGCTTTTGCGGTAAAGGGGCAATCGGGAAAGGTGTCCCTGGTGGGACTTCCGAAAGTGCTCGCGGTATCCGCAAGCGCTGTTGCCGCTGGTGTTGCGATCCCAGTGAGCTTGATGCGGCTATTCCTTTCCTTTCTGAAAATCGGCTCGGTCGTTTTTGGCAGCGGGTATGTCCTGCTGGCGTTCCTGCGTTCGGAGTTTGTGGAACGCCTCCATTGGCTTACCGAGCGGCAGTTGATCGATGCGGTGGCGGTCGGACAATTCACTCCCGGACCACTATTCACCACGGCAACGTTCATCGGATATATCGTGGCGGGATGGCGAGGGGCGTTCGTGGCGACGGTCGGAATCTTTGTCCCGGGATTCCTGTTGGTGGCGATGGCGGGTCCGTTGATCCCGAAACTCCGGCGAGCGCCGATGGTCGCCGCTGCATTGGACGGAGTGGTGGCGGCATCGATCGCACTGATGGCGGTGGTAACGTGGCAGTTGGGTAAAGCAGCGCTGGTGGATCGAATTACAATGGCGATCTTTGTGGTCAGCGTTATCGCATTGCTGCGCTTTCGCGTAAATTCGGCGGTGCTGGTGGTCGCGGCGGGTGGGCTGGGATGGACATTGCAGGCTTTGCGATAA
- a CDS encoding gluconokinase: MVVLLMGVSGSGKTTVGKLLASQLGWEFADGDDYHSAANVEKMRSGIPLTDEDREPWLKSLRGLIVGWIDSKANAILACSALKEAYREELVAKPEVRVVYLKADRALLRERLHERQGHYMKESMLESQIASLEEPQDALVVNADRTIEEMVTEIRRSL, translated from the coding sequence TTGGTCGTTCTGCTGATGGGTGTGTCGGGTTCGGGGAAGACGACAGTGGGGAAACTGCTGGCGTCCCAACTCGGATGGGAGTTTGCCGATGGCGACGACTATCATTCAGCAGCGAATGTCGAGAAGATGCGCAGTGGAATTCCGCTCACCGACGAAGATCGAGAACCCTGGCTGAAGAGTCTGCGAGGCTTGATCGTGGGCTGGATCGATTCGAAGGCGAATGCAATTTTAGCTTGCTCGGCATTGAAGGAAGCATATCGCGAGGAATTGGTGGCCAAGCCGGAAGTGCGAGTAGTGTATTTGAAAGCGGATCGCGCTCTGCTGCGGGAGAGACTGCACGAGCGGCAGGGGCACTACATGAAGGAGTCGATGCTGGAGAGTCAGATCGCGTCGCTGGAAGAACCGCAGGATGCGCTGGTGGTGAATGCTGACCGCACGATCGAAGAGATGGTGACGGAGATTCGAAGAAGCCTTTAA
- a CDS encoding MFS transporter, which yields MEEEVVRKLTLRLVPFLFVLYIVAYLDRINVGFAALQMQQQLSFTDSVYGLGAGMFFAGYFCFQVPSNLMLEKVGARRWIALLMMVWGVISASMIFVSGPRSFYALRFLLGAAEAGFFPGVIFYLRTWFPAQARARTVARFMTAAPLSGVLGGPVSGALLGLHLKAGLAGWQWMFLMEGIPAVLLGGVVLAYLVDRPERAAWLPEEQREWLLHTLQEERQVVAAATGTFSALKIGRIWMLAMVYFGLNTVSYGVSLWLPKMIKGVSSVSNFKVGLLSAIPYIAAALAMVAVGVHSDRSGERRWHTALPAFAGAIALVGAAFSTSVGPSIVLLSIAVLGVFSMMGPFWSMPTSLLSGTAAAAGIAFINSIGNLGGFAGPYVIGLVRTSTGQFRGGLLLVSAALAISGVVVLAVKLAPVSVTKH from the coding sequence ATGGAGGAGGAGGTGGTCCGCAAGCTTACGTTGCGGCTGGTGCCATTTCTTTTCGTGCTGTACATCGTTGCGTATCTGGACCGAATCAACGTGGGGTTTGCCGCACTCCAGATGCAACAACAGCTTTCGTTTACGGATTCGGTATATGGCCTGGGCGCGGGAATGTTTTTTGCAGGATATTTCTGCTTCCAGGTGCCCAGCAACTTGATGCTGGAAAAAGTTGGAGCGCGGCGCTGGATTGCATTGCTGATGATGGTGTGGGGCGTGATTTCGGCGTCGATGATTTTCGTGAGTGGTCCGCGCAGTTTTTATGCGCTGCGGTTTCTACTGGGCGCTGCGGAGGCAGGATTTTTTCCAGGAGTCATTTTCTATTTACGGACGTGGTTTCCTGCCCAAGCGCGGGCGAGGACGGTGGCCAGATTCATGACGGCTGCGCCGCTGTCGGGAGTTCTGGGCGGACCGGTGTCGGGAGCGTTGCTGGGCTTGCACCTGAAGGCGGGGCTGGCGGGATGGCAGTGGATGTTCCTCATGGAAGGGATTCCGGCAGTGTTGCTAGGAGGCGTGGTGCTGGCGTACCTGGTGGATCGTCCCGAGCGGGCGGCCTGGCTTCCAGAGGAACAGCGGGAATGGCTATTACACACCCTGCAAGAGGAACGGCAGGTTGTCGCGGCCGCCACTGGGACGTTCAGTGCTCTGAAGATCGGCCGCATATGGATGCTGGCGATGGTGTACTTCGGGCTGAATACGGTTTCGTACGGTGTGAGCTTGTGGCTGCCCAAAATGATCAAGGGAGTCTCGTCCGTGAGCAATTTCAAGGTGGGGCTGTTGTCGGCGATTCCTTATATTGCGGCGGCGCTGGCCATGGTCGCGGTCGGAGTGCACTCGGACCGCTCGGGAGAGCGACGGTGGCACACGGCTTTGCCTGCGTTTGCGGGGGCAATCGCATTGGTTGGGGCGGCGTTCTCTACTTCAGTGGGGCCGTCGATTGTGCTTCTTAGCATCGCCGTGCTGGGAGTGTTTTCGATGATGGGGCCGTTCTGGTCGATGCCGACGAGTTTGTTGTCCGGCACGGCAGCAGCGGCGGGAATCGCGTTCATCAATTCGATTGGCAACCTGGGCGGATTCGCCGGGCCCTATGTGATCGGGTTGGTGCGGACTTCGACGGGCCAATTCCGCGGAGGGTTGTTGCTGGTCAGTGCAGCGCTTGCGATCAGCGGAGTCGTGGTTCTGGCGGTCAAACTCGCACCCGTCTCCGTCACGAAACATTGA
- a CDS encoding TIGR03118 family protein, whose product MNPVVRRNRLIATMLVMSLLLMSGTALAQYKKTNLVSNLSKGAKQQDVQLQNGWGLAYAPGNPFWLSDEYSGLSTLYDGTGVKQGLIVTIPTASGTGVGSPTGIVFNGSQQFKISNWVSLFLFVTLDGTISGWSQFSPSASLIAVNNSGSGASYTGLAITNKPSGNMIYAADFNNNKVDVYDGTFKFVTSFTDHNLPAGFAPANIQDINGKLYVAFADTKGGAGGFIDIFGEDGTFVKTLIQGTPLNQPWGIAVAPSNFGPLSNTLLIGNNTNTGTINGFDLSTGAMVGTIKNKVGKPIKINQLWGIEFGGGTPANGKTNQLFYTAGPKNGINGLFGVIQ is encoded by the coding sequence ATGAATCCTGTAGTCCGCCGCAATCGCCTTATCGCCACGATGCTCGTGATGTCGTTGTTGCTGATGTCCGGCACGGCGCTGGCGCAATATAAGAAGACCAACCTCGTTTCCAACCTTTCCAAGGGCGCTAAGCAGCAGGATGTGCAGTTACAGAATGGCTGGGGCCTGGCATATGCTCCAGGAAATCCTTTCTGGCTGAGTGACGAGTACAGCGGGCTTTCGACGTTGTATGACGGCACGGGAGTGAAGCAAGGCCTGATCGTGACGATTCCGACGGCTTCGGGCACCGGCGTTGGGTCTCCGACGGGAATTGTTTTCAACGGTTCGCAACAGTTCAAGATCAGCAATTGGGTTTCGCTGTTTCTTTTTGTCACGCTCGATGGGACGATCAGCGGATGGTCGCAATTTTCCCCGAGCGCGTCGTTGATCGCGGTCAATAATTCTGGATCAGGCGCGAGCTATACCGGGCTCGCGATTACCAACAAGCCTTCCGGCAACATGATCTATGCGGCCGATTTCAACAACAACAAGGTCGATGTTTACGACGGCACCTTCAAGTTTGTGACCTCTTTTACGGATCACAACCTGCCCGCCGGCTTCGCTCCCGCCAACATTCAGGACATCAATGGGAAGCTCTACGTGGCTTTTGCCGATACCAAGGGCGGGGCTGGTGGATTCATCGACATCTTCGGGGAAGACGGAACGTTCGTGAAGACGCTGATCCAGGGCACTCCTCTGAACCAGCCCTGGGGAATAGCGGTTGCGCCCAGCAACTTTGGTCCGCTCAGCAACACGCTACTGATCGGCAATAACACCAACACCGGGACGATCAATGGCTTCGATTTGAGCACTGGCGCCATGGTTGGAACGATCAAGAACAAAGTGGGCAAACCGATCAAGATCAACCAGTTGTGGGGGATCGAATTCGGCGGCGGCACACCTGCAAATGGAAAGACGAATCAGCTCTTCTATACCGCTGGCCCAAAGAACGGAATCAACGGATTGTTTGGCGTGATTCAGTAA